A single genomic interval of Rosistilla ulvae harbors:
- a CDS encoding tetratricopeptide repeat protein, whose protein sequence is MSFHNLDLNGTSLMARMHGSPLRTAEDMCSPQQRRSVCRSIGLPASIKCMAFVMLLGLPGVATAQFDQVYPLRGTPMNGEFVGSTPTAVTIKVQGTDREIAVNEIRRLGFKEDPAELKQARARVLAGDYQSAMDELKKINPASVTRPIILQDLQFYLALCEGRLALSSGGDKGRAASSMLAFVRKASKSHHFFTAAETLGDLAVALGKYPEAIKYYGAISAQAPWPDYKMHAVMLEARALMAQKDFAGAEKKFASLAGVSAATAEIKRQQLLAQVGVARCQAETGSPDASIAKIEKLIAESDESDAELFGRAYNALGACYLKANKPKEALMAYLHVDVLFYDQPEIHAEALYQLSKLWEQVKKTDRAVAARNLLNDRYAGSRWASM, encoded by the coding sequence ATGAGTTTTCACAACCTCGATTTGAATGGGACTAGCTTGATGGCTCGGATGCACGGTTCTCCGTTGCGGACCGCTGAAGATATGTGTTCGCCACAGCAACGCCGTTCCGTTTGTCGGTCGATCGGTCTTCCTGCTTCGATCAAGTGTATGGCGTTTGTGATGTTATTGGGGCTGCCTGGTGTCGCAACCGCGCAATTCGACCAAGTCTATCCGCTGCGTGGCACGCCGATGAATGGCGAGTTTGTTGGTTCGACGCCAACGGCGGTCACGATCAAGGTCCAGGGGACCGATCGCGAGATCGCCGTCAACGAAATCCGTCGGCTTGGATTCAAGGAGGATCCGGCGGAATTGAAGCAAGCTCGGGCGCGGGTTTTGGCGGGCGATTATCAATCGGCGATGGACGAATTGAAGAAGATCAATCCAGCCAGTGTCACGCGACCAATCATTTTGCAAGATCTGCAATTCTACTTGGCGTTGTGCGAGGGGCGGTTGGCTCTTTCCAGCGGTGGCGACAAAGGGCGGGCTGCTTCGTCGATGCTCGCCTTTGTCCGCAAGGCCTCCAAGAGCCATCACTTCTTCACGGCTGCCGAAACGCTCGGCGATCTCGCGGTGGCATTGGGCAAATACCCTGAAGCGATCAAATATTACGGCGCGATCTCCGCTCAAGCCCCTTGGCCCGACTACAAGATGCACGCGGTGATGCTGGAAGCCCGCGCCTTGATGGCGCAGAAAGATTTTGCTGGGGCGGAGAAGAAGTTTGCTTCGTTGGCGGGAGTTTCCGCAGCGACAGCTGAAATCAAACGACAGCAGTTGTTGGCTCAAGTCGGCGTGGCTCGCTGCCAAGCGGAGACGGGATCGCCCGACGCATCGATCGCCAAGATCGAAAAGTTGATTGCCGAAAGCGACGAATCGGACGCGGAACTATTTGGCCGCGCCTACAACGCGCTAGGGGCCTGCTACTTGAAAGCCAACAAGCCCAAGGAAGCTCTGATGGCCTACCTGCACGTCGACGTGCTGTTTTATGATCAACCCGAGATCCACGCCGAAGCGCTGTATCAATTGAGCAAGCTTTGGGAGCAAGTGAAGAAGACCGACCGCGCCGTCGCGGCTCGCAACCTGTTGAACGACCGCTACGCCGGCAGTCGGTGGGCTAGCATGTAA